One region of Zingiber officinale cultivar Zhangliang chromosome 7B, Zo_v1.1, whole genome shotgun sequence genomic DNA includes:
- the LOC122005701 gene encoding protein FATTY ACID EXPORT 3, chloroplastic-like isoform X2: protein MAAFPPGFLLFRNPSATLYIARVAPRGLGLAKRARLVPADRRPKKYVVLSASHEEPHLDIELEKDDDDVNKNSGFSQEQWKEALNRFKVEALKVKAVSEKAYAVYSKKIMEMLTDKAEKLKIQADRAQKDLSILAQDMSKEGQEYLSATEKNYPDLIKEITEAYASRDKTTAIYSIREFYLGIPYGCFLSIGGFLYFMLTGSIPAIRFGVILGSAILALSVSSMRSWKNGKATPLLLIGQTGGD, encoded by the exons ATGGCTGCCTTTCCTCCCGGCTTTCTTCTCTTCCGGAACCCTAGCGCTACTCTCTACATTGCCCGGGTAGCCCCCCGCGGCTTGGGCCTGGCCAAGAGAGCTCGTCTCGTGCCCGCCGACAGGCGCCCGAAGAAGTACGTCGTTCTATCGGCTTCTCATGAGGAACCG CATTTGGATATTGAACTGGAGAAGGATGATGATGACGTGAACAAAAACTCTGGATTCTCACAAGAACAATGGAAAGAGGCACTCAATCGGTTCAAGGTGGAAGCCTTAAAAGTCAAAGCTGTCTCAGAAAAAGCATATGCAGTTTATTcgaagaaaattatggaaatgtTGACGGACAAAGCTGAGAAGCTGAAGATTCAAGCTGATAGAGCACAAAAAGATCTAAGTATACTTGCTCAAGACATGTCAAAAGAAGGGCAAGAGTATCTTTCTGCCACTGAAAAAAATTATCCTGATTTAATTAAGGAAATTACAGAGGCTTATGCTTCACGGGATAAAACCACTGCCATTTACTCAATCAGAGAGTTTTATCTTGGAATACCCTATG GCTGTTTTCTCTCCATTGGTGGTTTCTTATATTTCATGCTCACTGGAAGCATTCCTGCCATCCGGTTTGGTGTGATTCTTGGCAGTGCCATTTTGGCTTTGAGTGTGTCAAGCATGAGGTCATGGAAGAATGGAAAAGCAACCCCTCTTCTTTTGATCGGGCAAACTG GAGGCGATTGA